One segment of Leptodactylus fuscus isolate aLepFus1 chromosome 7, aLepFus1.hap2, whole genome shotgun sequence DNA contains the following:
- the RPS29 gene encoding small ribosomal subunit protein uS14, producing MGHQQLYWSHPRKFGQGSRSCRVCSNRHGLIRKYGLNMCRQCFRQYAKDIGFIKLD from the exons ATGGGTCACCAGCAGCTGTACTGGAGCCACCCCAGAAAATTCGGCCAGGGATCCCGCTCCTG CCGTGTGTGCTCTAACAGACATGGACTGATCCGCAAATACGGGCTGAACATGTGCCGTCAGTGCTTCAGGCAGTATGCAAAGGATATTGGCTTTATTAAG TTGGATTAA